In the bacterium genome, one interval contains:
- the asnS gene encoding asparagine--tRNA ligase: MAQFENPFSSVKEVLGRSAAEGVVAVRGWVRTARHSKGVSFLDVSDGSCFSGIQAVLDPALPDYDAELRKLRTGCSVAVEGTLAESPAKGQAFEIQVSRIEVIGQVEDDYPLQKKRHSFEFLREIAHLRMRTNTIGAVMRVRNSAARAVHRFFQERGFIYLNTPIITTSDAEGAGDLFRVTTLDPSRVPRKESGDVDYGQDFFEREAYLTVSGQLEAEIGALALSNVYTFGPTFRAENSNTSRHLSEFWMIEPEMAFCDLRGDADLAEAFLKEIFRSVLEDCPDDMEFFNERIDKTVLETLRHIVDSSFERLTYTEAIEILERTGRSFEYPVKWGVNLQSEHERFLAEEHVGRPVIVTDYPKSIKAFYMYLNDDQKTVRAMDVLVPKVGEIVGGSQREDRLDVLKSRLTECGLPHEPYDWYLDLRRFGSVPHSGFGLGFERVIQFVTGMANIRDVIPFPRVPGSAEF, encoded by the coding sequence GAAAATCCGTTCAGCTCGGTGAAAGAAGTTCTCGGCCGTTCGGCGGCCGAGGGTGTTGTCGCCGTGCGCGGCTGGGTTCGGACGGCCCGCCACTCCAAAGGCGTGTCTTTTCTGGACGTGAGCGACGGATCGTGTTTCTCAGGCATACAGGCCGTACTCGATCCCGCGCTGCCGGACTACGACGCGGAGCTTCGCAAGCTGCGCACAGGCTGTTCCGTCGCCGTCGAGGGAACGCTCGCTGAATCTCCTGCCAAGGGCCAGGCCTTCGAGATCCAGGTGTCGCGGATCGAAGTCATCGGGCAGGTGGAGGATGACTATCCGTTGCAGAAGAAACGACACAGTTTCGAGTTCCTGCGCGAGATCGCGCATCTGCGCATGCGCACGAACACGATTGGTGCGGTGATGCGGGTTCGCAACTCCGCGGCTCGCGCGGTGCACCGCTTCTTTCAGGAGCGCGGCTTCATCTATTTGAATACGCCGATCATTACCACCTCGGACGCCGAGGGCGCGGGGGATCTTTTCCGCGTAACCACGCTCGATCCCTCGCGCGTGCCGCGAAAAGAATCCGGAGACGTCGATTACGGACAGGACTTCTTCGAACGCGAGGCCTATCTGACGGTTTCCGGCCAACTCGAAGCCGAGATCGGCGCTCTGGCGCTGAGCAATGTCTACACCTTCGGGCCGACGTTTCGCGCGGAGAACTCCAACACCAGTCGGCATCTTTCCGAGTTCTGGATGATCGAGCCGGAGATGGCTTTCTGCGATCTGCGCGGGGACGCCGATCTGGCCGAAGCCTTCTTGAAGGAGATCTTCCGTTCCGTGCTCGAGGACTGTCCCGACGACATGGAGTTCTTCAACGAGCGCATCGACAAGACCGTTCTCGAGACGCTGCGACACATCGTCGATAGCTCTTTCGAGCGTCTGACCTACACCGAGGCGATCGAAATCCTGGAACGCACCGGCCGGTCTTTCGAGTATCCTGTGAAGTGGGGCGTAAACCTGCAGAGCGAACACGAACGCTTCCTGGCGGAAGAGCACGTGGGTCGACCGGTGATCGTCACCGACTACCCCAAGAGCATCAAGGCGTTCTACATGTACCTGAACGACGATCAGAAGACTGTGCGGGCGATGGACGTGCTCGTACCGAAGGTCGGCGAGATCGTCGGAGGTTCACAGCGGGAGGATCGACTCGACGTATTGAAGTCGCGCCTGACCGAATGCGGTCTGCCGCACGAGCCCTACGACTGGTATCTGGATTTGCGCCGCTTCGGGTCGGTTCCCCACTCCGGTTTCGGACTGGGCTTCGAGCGCGTGATTCAGTTCGTAACCGGCATGGCCAACATCCGAGACGTGATTCCATTCCCCCGCGTCCCCGGTTCCGCAGAGTTCTAG